TTTTACACAGTAGTAGGTGCAGTTAGTACCCAACaaacagtacctacctatgtagtaGTTAGAAAGTAAGTATATCGGGCAGAcatatatttaagtacctatagtattatatatatatatcgctAAAGTTGATGCGTCATGATGACCGTTAactttaaggccgagccacaccggcttgcgtgtgcgtgacgtgcgcgtgtgcgtgcgctaaaatgttggagccgcacacgcacacgtcacgcaagcggtgtgccatctctcataaggatctgtatactacaacgccgcacgcgcacgtgcacgtcacacacacgcagccggtgtgcacaggcctttaatgtCAGGTCAGCGTAAAACATGTGTCACTTTACGTATAATGAAACTTCTCGTTAAAGATTAGGTATAAATGACTCTGTGAATATTGTTCCGAAGATTTACATTAGTGTtactaattatttaaaatctaagaaaatttgAAATGCCAATGTAAAGTACGACACAGTTTttaaaactaatgaatacttttTAGGTTATAGAGGTAACTTCATGCTAGTTACATAAGTCTAAGATAAATtagatatataaataaaatactcatATAGAAATATAATCAGACAAAGATTTTGTGGAATATAATGGGAGTACCTacgctatttttattttacacaagtgTAGCTTTATAACACAGGTAATATTAACATggtaaacaaacataatattgTACTTACAATataaaatctttaaaataaacaCACTTACTGACTAGTTgtttataaatacaaaaatataattaattttagttcCTAAATCTAAAAAGCAAACGACATGAAAATGTTGTAATTACGTTTGAAACATGGCTCTGATTTACTGTGCCTGTTTTATACTCTATgtatatctttaggtatttaaataaaagtaaacaaaatctaccctcaaatggctcgttAACCCAGTAGCAGTAGATGAGaatattacacgatcaaataatgtaggttcgTAATagatcgttcagtgactgaatcaggcggttttgtaattggtcggttaaccaataaatgttatacccaactacccgaaaatttacaaattgtttgtttacttttatttaaatacctaaagatacagactatagtctGTGGTATTACTTTCTTTAgaggatataaaaataaatcaatacaCTTTAGGTCGCGTTTGCGTGTCATATTGATTATCTAAGCTAACTTAACCTAAATTGAAACATGACGATAGAGTTAAAGTTAATACTCATAATGAGATGGTTTACAAATAACTTAATGATTAATCGTTGACACTGAATGTAGAGATATGACAGCATGGTATATTATGTTGGTCGCTGTCATTTACCCTATGACAATGACTAGCTAGACTTGGGCCAGCCAACCCTATCAGCAGCAGAGTAGGTGAAATCACCCTTTCCTTACTACAATCTATCATTGCATTAAAAAAAGTGGGAATGCTCCAAGGAAATCACAAGAGTCAAGTGTTGGCTGGATAGAGCATAGCCATGTCTCATTGTTTCTTAGAAGTATAATCGTCACGTTCTGTCTACTCTACGACAAGAGAAGAAGAACACAATAGTGTACACATTTCTATGACTAAGCGATCACATTACAAACGCAAATAAATAAGCTAACATCTTCTGCTTATTATAAACACTTACTGAGTACATGACATAGCAGATCCGAACTACGGAGTCCAAAGTGGCGATAAGAAGAGTgcacttattaaaataaaccaggtcttttcaaaaataaactctCACTCAGTTTTTCAAAGTGACCTTAAGTCATTAAATTATTTCAAGGAGAATGCACATTCTAGTGGTTTTAAAATTGGATTGGAGTTAATCGTAATTTGTTTGGCGTGCTGGTCGTACTTCGATGGGTGATGGCGGCGGCATCATATCGAACTCCTCGACTATTGTCTTTGGATGCAACGCGCTGATGTTATTGTCCACAGTGTACGTCCTCGCGTGTGTGTGCGCCATGTTTTGCTTGGGCTCGTTGACTAGCCAGTCATCTCGGTCACGTATTCTCTTTTTCCTTAGCTGCTTGTCTCGTAAATGTTTAAGCCGCGCTAGGTGAGTGTTGACTTGTTGAGGGCTGAGTCCGGTGCGGCCAGAAGTGAGAAGCTCGGCGTTCCGTTGGAATGAGCCCTCAGGGTCACGGCGGTTCCATTGATATCTGAAACATAGCATTTACTCATTTTTATTAGGGTTTCGTCGACAAATGCCAAAAAAGGAGTAACAGAAATAAGTATCTTTATGATTCTACTGGACAAATATCTCCAAAGCTCAAGGATCTCCAAAGAGTATCAGGGCAATTTTTGCGGTGCATTACGACTAACAACTATTAATGTAAACTAATCAAGTTAATTTCAGCCAACTGTAAAACCAGTCTTATTCTTACAAATCTGTAAAACTTGTAACCACATCAGCAAAAGTAGGCACTAAAGATTTATTGGCCATTAAAACTCTCGTTACCCTAAACTGGACCACATCAGATGGGCAGTTAACATGCTGGTATCCACTTACTAGCAAAACAAATATAGTTCTTTATTACCCACTTTACGCGAATTAATGGCTGAATGTTTATTAGAGTAAATTCGtactattgttattttatttacgaGTTATGCGCACCTGTTCGATGTTAATTCTAGACTACGTGCCAAACGCATGGGgtcaatttaaaattattgaatTGAGTACGACTTCAAGGGGTTCAGCCAGGGCCGTCTtgaactatgctggggcccatgggcacataagaatttggggcccttttggaaagtaaagaaagctaattaaattTACATATTCCTACAATTATCTTCTATTTAATaagggtaatcaaatatactgttactgtcagTCCTTCGGGGctcctgaggatgggggccccgGGCACGGGCCTCGTGTGCCCTTacggtaaagacggtactgggtTCAGCGATGGGTTGGCGATCGCCACATCGTTGGTCCTTGGGTTTGGATCGTTGCGATCGCGGCTGATTGTTGTTAGTCGCAATTACCATCGTGATagagtgttaaaaagtgacatttgccTTGTCACATCAATAACGTCCGTAATACGCATGCAGCAGAGGAGTGATGTAACACATTCTTTAGCAATCTTACCCAGGGAAGGGTCGGGTGAGCTTCCTACTCGGCCGGAGCGGTCCTCGCTTGTTTCGCCGTGGCTTCGGCATGGCCCGGAGCGCACTCGGGCGCAGGTCGTATGACTTGAGCGGGTTCAGCGACGGATTGGCGGTCACCACGTCGTTGCTCCGCGGGTCGTTTCGTTCGCGGCTGATTGCGTTGCGTTGTCGGTGGTACTTTAGTTTAGTTTTGCAGATGTACTGCCGGCTCTCGTAGCAGCTTGCGGGTGCCCATCTGGAAAATTATAATGCTGGTTAAATTTAGAACAGGTAGTAAGTCCTGCCAgacaattaataaatataatattcatttcagataattcatcatacataagtacataggtataATGTCCGAGATATTATTATACTGCCCCATATAATGGAACCCTGTCTAATCATGGAAAGGTTTACTACTTTTTTTATGAATTAAGTAGCAAGGCCCATGTTCAAATTTAATTATTCTGCTTGAAACGTCAAACCTGAAAAAATATCTGAAATCCAAATATATGCCtaggtatattattgtagattgtAGATTATTAGGTAGTTCGAACAGCTGTGGTTAATTTTAGCAAAGTACATCTATACATGTTCTAATCAAAAGTAAGCTAATAAAAGCTTTATGGGTCACGAGAGTAGAAATATAACAAGGGTTTGACCCACACAATGGCAATATCGCATCACGGCGTTCGTAAACTTTATATTGCTTTTCGTGTTATTGGACGATTGGAATTGTCCTAATGTAGTGGAGTGTAATTTGTAAGCGACAGCGGAACTCAACTACAGACCGGGTGTATCACGTAAAGACTGCAATGCTATTGACGAGTTTTAAAAGTGTTAAGAGTTCAGCCGAATCGAATAAAAAGAGCTAACGCACTAAGAAGTAGTAGGTATGtaatataagaaaatatttgacTCCAatggttatttttttatattttcctaACAAACTATGAAGTTATTGTTCCTTTtttgagagagagagagagagagagagagagagagagagagagagagaggggaTAATAAAATTTCGGCACTTTCAGTTTCATAACCATACAAGTAGCAATTTTCCCCTGCTTATTTCTTAGTGCGCTTGTTCGCGTAATATTTAGATTATTTAGTCTCATATACAAGCAGAAACGCTCCAAGTTTGTAACCCACACCAATTTTAGTGTATATTGTCAGAGGTTTCAGAGCGAATGCAACCAAAGGGCCCACCGTCTGTGCCCTTGAGATCGTTTATTTCTGTCACGAACATTATTTCTGTCACGAACACGCCATTTCGATATCGGGAACACTGCGTTATGTAGATACGCGAATATGTGAAACATACAAGCTTAATGGGATATTTTGTTCGGTGAGGAATGGTATGTTTCGTAAGGATCGTCATTTATTTTCCTTTATCTGTACGACTCTCTTGTGGACcgtttatgtttttatttatgacgcttatttgtttatttcttattttcaggCCGACTAACTGCTTTGTCGTTCGTCTGGATGCgtaatgtttttcttacttaCATACCTACTCTTATTCTCAGGACCTCAGTAGAAATAggttttaatatatgtataggtacttgaTTAGTTACATAGTTAGGTATCATGAAaccttttattaaattatatctgTAAGTAGTTTCTATTTTCAGTTTGGCTTTAAGAGGATAGTGCACGACCGCTTCTAAATAAGatcttgtatggaaatattataACTGACTCtaaaatgttaatatccagggaggaaaatggggactatgtTCGTATGAAGAAGCGGTTGTCTCCTTTTATCTTAATTTTTGTAGTTTAGTTGGCATACATAATAGAAACATGACCCTCCCCAGACTTTGACCCCACAGCAGCTTTAAGCCCCAAAACTGGTCCACGTCCGCATGAAACGACCCGATAGGACTTTGGAACAAAGGACCTCCTatggttaaataaaataatgtcaaaCGGGACATGTACGAATACGAACACACAAGCTTCATTCGTATTCATTCCTACGGAGGTCGCCTTCCAGTTTCGTATGTTTAGTCTAAGCGGCTTTTACGGGTAATAATTTACAGGCTTTATGAAACCTTAGTACTGAAACTAACTTTTTCGCTACTGAATATTCTAACAAAGCACAATGGAAAAAAAGACATAGGTACACTGTAGGTATTTGAATACTGcagattttaattttgtatcaaTAATATAAGCTTTCTCTTAACCTCCTAAGACTAAATGTATCgttgcaatctaatttgaacctttcatgaaccaaataaagtggcatttcttttgtttcattgttgttgaaaacaaacgaaattcgttccaATTTACGTACAGAATAAGGTTCAAACACAAAATTGGGAAACTTTGTATGTTTGGTTTATACGAGGTTAACAGTAGACTTTTTTCGCAATATTTATAGGAGTAGTTTTTAGGTTTATATGTGGCACCTATAACCGTAGCACCGTGacctatagaccgaccgcttaactgagtcctcgcctgcgcggtacgggggcgacggggcggggaaggtgcgagcggcaggcgtacggtacgcaggcgaggactgagttaagcggtcggtctatagtagCGTTAGACTCTGCGGGTGTCTTATGTGATACACAGGTGTAGCACCTTGCCGCGTTCTTGAGTTCTACGCGTTTAATGGGGTTTCTGTTTCCTTTATACGGGTAGGTACTGGCAACACACAATATAAAACTTGCCTGTAGAGCAGCTCGGGCTCCATGGCGATGCAGTTCCATTGCAGTTCCTCTGGCTTGAGCTTCCTCATCTTGGAGAAGGACTGGTACCGCATGGGGCGCAGCTCGCCGCCCCACTTCCATGCGCGCGCGGCGTAGTCGTAGATCCCGCCGATCCAACGGCTAACTTTCTctggaaattattaatatttggtaaataaat
The sequence above is drawn from the Cydia fagiglandana chromosome 7, ilCydFagi1.1, whole genome shotgun sequence genome and encodes:
- the LOC134665867 gene encoding uncharacterized protein LOC134665867 encodes the protein MEALERRGKVLAIAAILFIVFWSQCKGVEGYNTTKKVYTCPPQFIRLGHSCYFFSETKATWQNALFACKDRESNLTVPARWEDRNLRNYLNKPGIEKVSRWIGGIYDYAARAWKWGGELRPMRYQSFSKMRKLKPEELQWNCIAMEPELLYRWAPASCYESRQYICKTKLKYHRQRNAISRERNDPRSNDVVTANPSLNPLKSYDLRPSALRAMPKPRRNKRGPLRPSRKLTRPFPGYQWNRRDPEGSFQRNAELLTSGRTGLSPQQVNTHLARLKHLRDKQLRKKRIRDRDDWLVNEPKQNMAHTHARTYTVDNNISALHPKTIVEEFDMMPPPSPIEVRPARQTNYD